The segment TtagaaggaaaataaagaaaaaatgcaCCTGAAAATTTGATGAGAAGGTAGGTCGCTCGTTGCGGAGATTCAAATAAGTGTTATTGCTGATGGTGTTGGTGGCAGCGGGTTGATTTTTAGATCAGATCTTACAACTTGTCGATCATCTCGTAACCAAGTATGCCATTGTGGTAAGGTCgcactaaaaataatttgtggCGACTTTCAGGTGTTCTGTAGCGACTTCTGTCGCCACAAAAGAGATGATTTCTGTCCATTTTCCTCCAGTGGAGCATTAGATTCTTTACACGTGtctcataaatattttaatgaattgaTTTGATTAATCCTTTAACTAGGGTTAATTACTTTTACAATgaattaattagattttttaCATGTGTcccataaatattttaaataagtaCTATTTGATTTAGGATTTATGCCAAGTAAAAGAAGTTCCGACTTTGTCTGCTTCTAATTATAAGCTAAAACGATTTTAGCTTCTTCACATCCAATATTTCGATTCACGCATGGTAGGATATCTTCAAATAGGAACATAAAAATGGGATAGAATGACTGCTTATAATTTGAACTTTGAAGTCTAATTTGTCACTAAAAAACAATAGTCAAGGTACATAAAAAgctatatacaaaagaaaaagcacaaacaatttatttatttatttttacttgatgtCTGATATTCACATTGAGACTCGAACAAATGTGAGAAGTCCAAAAATCACACATAATTTAAAGTGCAAAAAGTAGAGATACATGAGAATAACTTACAATAACAATTTCAaacaatacttgaacaagaaaTGTAGTTTCTAAAGCCTTGAGGAATATTGGTGGGCAGCTACATTGAGGACAAATCGAAACTTAACATCATTCTTGGAAAGCCTATCAAAGGCTTCATTAATTTTGTCAATTGTAACAAGCTCTATCTCACACAAGATGTTGTGTTTGCcacaaaaattcatcatctCTTGTAACTCCTTCACACTTCCAATAATGCTACCCCTAACAACTTTTTTGCCTgaaacattttttcaaaaaataattaaacaactTCAATAAAACATGAATGTTTTATACCTCTGTAAATATATTAACATCTCTGTCGGATCAttcaaaaatacactatttttggaggatctgacACGCATCTGtcgatatttttgaagaaattgaacaacatatgtgaaaagttttctaactttaaattttgaatctgtctctaaataattgaattgaaaatatttacCATAGATCAAAGGTGTAGCTGGGACTTCAATTGGCTGAGCTGGTTCTCCCACAATTGATATAGTTCCATTCACTTTTAGGAGCTCAAGATAAGGCCCTAAAGAATGCTTTGCTGATACTGTGTCAATAATAAAATCTAAACTTCTTCTGTTCCTCTGCCAACCACCAAAAAGGGcgaaaagggaaaaagaaaaagtaagtaCTAAACTTTCAATTTATTGTactaaagaataaaattaatcattgtatattgtctcacgaaaaaattatttgttacgAAGGACATAAATTAAAAACCAACATAAAATAGGGGCAAAAGTACAAATGACCCGCTCTTTCAAATGGAGGATAGAGGTAAGGTAGGCTAGGCCGCTGCAATCTCTAGCCTTGGATTGGTCAGCTCGTTTTAACAGCTCTAATCATAGTCATAAAATAAGTATGTCGAgtgtttataaatatatgacaTCTGAATATAATCAATCCAAATGCATGCTAGCTCATAAGAGGAAGGATTGTCTAAGTTCATTTAAGAAGATTGTTGGTCCGTTCCACATTGATTGGGACTTTAACCCATTCTAACATGTCCTCATGCCCAGGTCCAACAATAGCGTGGACGAAGAGTTCAAATGAAGATGTACGTGACTTTGATATCACGCAAAATTAGGTTTTGGACCTAAGTCACATCTCAAAAGTTGGCTCAAAAGGAAAAGGATTGTCCAAGGTTTATAAAGAGTCACTCATCTAATTAACTATCAACATGAGAATTTTTCATTGTTCAACATCCTAGCTGCCTCACGCCCAAGATTGGTTAACTGGTGCGTGTAAAAAATTAATCTGGGGTCTTACATTCGATGAGATGAGTTCTACTCCAATACCATAGTAAAATATGACTCACATGAGTCTAATTTAAcccaaaaattaattcatgagaGGAGAATTGTCCAAATCAATATAAGAAGATCATAAGTCTATTTTCTAATCAACATGAGATTTTAACCCACTCATCTAATAATCGTTAAACATCTATATAGTCAGTAACTAGGGGTGTGCAAAACCGAACTGAAAACCGAACCAAACCGCAAATCgagtcaaacaaaaaaaaaacccgactagtggtttggtttgacttggtttggtgtTGGATAAAAAAACCtgactatatttgggttggtttggtttcaCCTAAAAAAACCAACTCgatgttgggttttatttgccctgatttcttaccataaataggttttccttttaggaaaaggttttggattggctaatcctttttctagcaggaaaaggtttagaactctataaatagaattATGTTCCTTCTAACTCAATCAACAtccacaatgtagtcttaaagattTGGTTaaggggagaatttatgggtcacaagtttgatacgttatcacttgtgtgaacctcccatgtattctgagtgaatttggttgaggttgttttcctctgtattttgtactctcatatttatagtggtcCTCATCTCCTCTGTgaacgtaggtcgattgaccaaACCAccttaaatctttgtgtcttttggtatatttctcgttgtcttcttactagTAGTCTTTCGAGGTTTCCATTGCTAGCTTTCgcgttacacctgcttattttcggtcctaacacccgagaccaaaccaacccgatattatatatataattttaaaattttattttatacgtaaatactttctttgataaaatttttaaatatctcttatactttttcatagttttaatctttgaatatatttatttcatgtttggaagttaaaattcttaatgatctaataaagattataattcatacatattggtaattataataaagtttgaataaaaatcaaattaatactaatgcaaaaagaaaatcaattcaacactaagaatgacaataatattgaatatttgttttttagttttacatagatttaaataattaaaatacatgatctaattttactttcttttaatatttagtcatgtaactaatacttgcTAAACTTATATGATTCagtactttaaattatgatcaattttattatgacttattaatttgcaatataTGTTTTAAGCGAttctattattaaatttttgttggatatattagtgtcattaatcatatcatattttttgttattttcttgagaaataacttagatagttgcattttgataagactaaagaaatatttgaagtacaagcaaattatatgtttgtatgaatactttatcTAAAAAATCCGAAAAAACCCCAAAAAATCCTGAAAAAATCTGAAGTTGAGAAAATTCgagttttattggtttggtttggtttggtttataaGTTCAAAAATTCGAGACAAatggtttgatttgatatttgaaaaccCGAATCAAGCTGGTCATATACATCCCTATCAGTAACTCATCTTATAccctctattttaatttatttgtccaATTTTTATTAGTCTgcttaaaaaatgatatttttttaaataataatattttaattttaactttttacgtGACATGTGTGCGGAGTTTACAAACCTGCATTTGTTTGAGGTCAGTGCTCAAGATAAAGCCATCAGCATCCAATTTCTCTTTGGCATCTTTTTCTTTAGAAGGAGAGGTGCTAATAACAGTAACATGATGACCAAAAGCCTTCCCAAATTTGATAGCCATATGCCCAACACCACCTAAACCTATTACAGCCATATGTTTGCCTGGTGACTCAAATAAGTTGCTATTTTTCATGGCAGTGTACACTGTCAAGCCAGCTCCCATTAGTGGTGCTGCTCTATCCATAGGCAAGCTCTCTGGTATGTGCACTACATatctacattttaaaaaaaagagaaaacattAGGGTTGTGTTCAGTACGAAGGAAAATAAGTGaattcgttatttattttttatataatcgATATGTGAGCAAAAGATATTATagtaaaagtatttttatttaatctaaaCAGATATGATATGGAGTGTTAAGGGTGGGGTAGGAGTGTGAGGTGGTGGGAATGGGACCTTAGGGGGTCAAGAAATTAAAGCATCATGATTGAATAAAAGTTACGCCTtacgtttcaatttgtttgtctgatTTGATTTAACAATCATCTTTATAATGATTATTTTACtatgaaatgatttatagtcACACAAACATTTATGAGTCATTTGAGATCACAAGTTTCaaaatctttatttctttcttaactacgtgtcaagtcaaaccatgtcacataaattaaaatagaaaaaataattatgatgacttttaaattttgtgatgtTAAACAAAAAGTACGTAAAATTGTACTAAAATATTCTTGAATCTTTTTACCTGTGATCAGCAACCATGATTGTGGAGTAACCACCATAGGTGGGAGTGTCATCCCAATGAATGCTATTGTAGACAGGTCTCATTTGGTCACAATAGTTCTCTTGGAAGCTATTGCAAAGCTCACAATCCAAACATGTAGCAGCCACATATCCAACTCCTACTCTTTCACCTACCTTGAACTTTGACACATTGCTTCCCACCTTAATTACAATTCCACTAATTTCATACCtaatattacatatataaaaaaaaatagtttaagttATATATTCTGATGATGTAATTAATAACATTTACATAAATATGTCACTTGCAAGCTTTAATTGATAgcctataaaaaaatttatgatctgaaataaatcttaaaaaagTGTTACATAATTAACTgtgataacaaaaatatttgatattgtggGCTTCGACAAGGAGAAAAGACCAACTTTAATTCTTATTAGAGATAATACCTCAGATtgtcactcaactttgaataATTTACTTAGAAAGTTATTCAACTTTGGGTTATTTATTTCGAAAGTCAGTCAACATTGTTTTTTAACTCAAAAATCACTCAACTATTGGTGTTTCAGTTAGAAAGTCATCCAACTATTTATATTTCACTTGTAAAGTCacttaatcaatttaaataattttttcattttattttttaaaaatacaaaaaaataatttaaattatttttaaaaaataaataagatgcttattttaattattgttttgttactaccttttcattaaaaaaatagtagaaGATCGTTActgccccttttttttttaattacttcttCTTAATTCCAATTTTTCTTTATTGGTAATCTtttaacaatttatttctaGTTTTACAATTACTAGAatcgatatttttttttgggggggggggagcggatcaacaaaataattaaaaagagtttaagataaaaattaacaaaaaaaattgtttaaattgattGAGTGACTTTAcaagtgaaatataaataattgggCGAATTTCTAAGTGAAACATCAATAATTGAACGACTTTtgagttataaaaaaaagttgaatgaCTTTCTAAGTAAACAACTtaaaagttgagtgactttctaatTAAACAACTCAAAATTGAGTGATCATCTGAGATGATAACTCTattagtaaatttcaaattgaatttccTTAAATTGATATCGAAAATGGCAAATTGGTCAAATGGAAGGAAACATTACTTATAGAATTCTTATAATGTTATAAGAATGGAAAAAAAAGAGTTATCATCTGTTAATGTTGAAAAAATGAANGGGGGGGAGGAGGGGGCGGGGGTTGCAGTTGTTACGGtatgtttttacatttttttagaaaaataattggaGCGGTCaatgaactaattaaaatagatatcttattatttctttaaaagtAGTTTAAgacaaaatttaatgaaaaaactatttaaattgATTGAGTGACTTTATAAGTGAGATATAAATAATTGGTTGATTTTCTAAGTTAAACATCAATAGTTGAATGACTTTTGAGTTATAaaacaaagttgagtgactttataactaaataatttaaagttgagtgactttctaagTAAACAACTCAAAGTTAAGTGACCATCTAAGATATTATGATTTTGTGAAGAACGAATTTGTCATCTTCTATTTAGGTatctttttataatatgattaaaGAACTTGAAAAAAGTGTGTTAGTGCAAGAAATGATGTAATGATCCTAAGttgactaattcaactttacCTTAATTTGTACATAGCTTAATGGTTTTGctttattttaagaatatgtatatgttatttATAAATAGCTTAATGGTTTTgctttatttttaagaatatgtatatgttatttATACATAGCTTAATGGTTTTGCTTTATTGAGAATATTTACATGTTATTTGGTAAAATTTTAAAGGGATGAGAATTGAGTAGATGGAgaggaaataatatttttgaaacgtcatttatataacttatttttcatacattaggttactcattttttttattttcaggcagcttatttttttttagagttgATCAatcaaacatagaaaaattacaaaacatatatattctaAGAAACGTTTTCTTCCGTGCCAAACACACAGCTGTCTCAAATCCTCCTTCATCCATGCATGAGGTTGAGATTAAATACCATTTAGAATTGGCTCGACTATAAGGCAACTAAAGCAATGACTTGACACTTCAATTTTCTTGGTGTTTTCGTTATTTCCTAAAGATGTGATTTCatatattgttcatttttttatcacatattattaaatttgaaaagagaAATGAACTGGATTTTAGGTAATTTTAGTATCTATTCTTACGTGATTAtcaattttgttgttttattaattatatccCAACGATTAACATGAAtccatattattatttctatatatacctATTTCAATCCGCCTTCTCAAACTGTTTTTATTctcttattattaaatattctaaagCCCTCAAACAGTCAACCCTTTTGCATTATACAAAATCTATTGTTGTCAATTTacaaaaaagatcaaatttgtGTTTTGGTGTCCTATTCAAATTTCTAGCACTGCAACAAGCTAACACTATTCCACTATCATTATCTTAACTTATCAAATTCAGCACAAACGCTATATCAATATCATTAAATTAACATCTCAAATTCTTGTGTCAGGTTTTATTATTtctaactttatattatattttatcattgAGAACTTGCATTTCTTACCTTCTTTCTTCATAAGACATGCGTACATCATCCTAACCCTTTTAAAGCTCACTGAGCATATTATtgttattcaatatatatttatgcaagaaaagttaagatctCTCAGTAATATCAGGCCCTCAATCTCGTTGAGACAATATTGATATCGTTTGCTTAGATAATTGTAATATGA is part of the Solanum pennellii chromosome 8, SPENNV200 genome and harbors:
- the LOC107027432 gene encoding probable cinnamyl alcohol dehydrogenase 6 gives rise to the protein MPLSPSILKSLTSPTISPIAKSTPKLTQSALGWAAQDSSGKLTPFMFKRRENGLEDVTIKILYCGMCRTDVHFAKNDWGNTNYPIVPGYEISGIVIKVGSNVSKFKVGERVGVGYVAATCLDCELCNSFQENYCDQMRPVYNSIHWDDTPTYGGYSTIMVADHRYVVHIPESLPMDRAAPLMGAGLTVYTAMKNSNLFESPGKHMAVIGLGGVGHMAIKFGKAFGHHVTVISTSPSKEKDAKEKLDADGFILSTDLKQMQRNRRSLDFIIDTVSAKHSLGPYLELLKVNGTISIVGEPAQPIEVPATPLIYGKKVVRGSIIGSVKELQEMMNFCGKHNILCEIELVTIDKINEAFDRLSKNDVKFRFVLNVAAHQYSSRL